A genomic stretch from Helianthus annuus cultivar XRQ/B chromosome 1, HanXRQr2.0-SUNRISE, whole genome shotgun sequence includes:
- the LOC110883097 gene encoding disease resistance protein RGA2 isoform X1 — MGDAVISALVNEMVRRLTSAAIEEVGLLRRFKGDILRLKEDFEQIQAVLEDAEEKHIKEKAVELWLRRLRSASLKVEDVLDDISTETLLQHLNKEKGIKYKVRALISQFKFRVRAAHKVKAIRTKLDEIASRRFELNLISSDTSHVDVGVEGEMPSRETSSLILDSSKILGRDEEVEKVITKICNKDIGKYENGEIRVYGIWGMGGMGKTTLAQLVYNHERVDQYFDLRCWVYVSENFQVNEIIKKIIESVDKSGCTLTQLNMLQENLQNKLKGRKFLIVLDDVWAEENEKEKWEIISGTLSCGAEGSIVLMTTRSESSCQMMAKVGELRHQLECLSEENSWLLFKKHAFAQGRVGDDVRKLEPIGREIVVKCKGLPLAVKTLGSLMWSKSSSNDWQRVKDSNIWNLQDNNVLPALKLSYDNLAPHIKRCFSYFCLFPKGHKLKKDELILLWVANGFIPPGEETDNLYVIGEEIFNCLIWKSLFQVEDGIRYLDGIDRCKMHDLVHDMARHVMKHDCLVIEPACNEVKIPDGVLHLSSSCPDEKLNLSSEDLGKLTSLRSIFMFGEGDEGCISQLFNHMYVRVIHLALKGSWTLPESICKLKHLRYLNLSNSWIGVLPDSIMYLQNLQVLILCYCSELRKLPESICKLRYLKYLTLLYSGIEVLPDGLKDMISLQRLDINRCRSLRHLPPGIGKLTSLRMLPWFPVGKERGAKISELGDLNLLEGKLEIYGLKNVGGLSEAKSANLICKSNLSILVLVWSDRSTIWEERTPEMFPYIEEEVLEGLEPNRSLEILKMYDYMGKTISPSWMDNLRNLVEIVFSGCKNCERLPPLGRHPSLRVIKLWDMDSLKCFHDDDINMSADNTDMFICLQRLEISWCPMLVSLPSNLPNLKVLKVDGCGELISLPDNLPKLEDLELRKCDKLISLPDNLPKLEDLLLTMCDKLISLPCNLPSIRKLEIVNCDGLLSLPDEIQSFKDLNKLEIRNCYHLCKRCTRNTGEDWPKISHIPDLSIIDDPELKMYDECQLLLRPMYT, encoded by the exons ATGGGGGATGCGGTTATTTCTGCCCTTGTGAACGAGATGGTGCGGAGATTGACTTCTGCAGCTATTGAAGAGGTTGGTCTACTTCGGCGGTTCAAAGGTGATATTTTGCGTCTCAAGGAAGATTTCGAGCAGATCCAGGCTGTTCTTGAAGATGCAGAAGAGAAACACATCAAGGAAAAGGCTGTAGAGTTATGGCTTCGACGTCTCAGATCTGCATCCTTGAAGGTTGAAGATGTGCTGGACGACATCTCAACTGAAACTTTGCTACAACATCTAAACAAAGAAAAAGGCATCAAATACAAGGTAAGAGCCTTAATCTCCCAATTTAAGTTTCGAGTTAGGGCTGCTCACAAAGTTAAAGCTATAAGAACAAAACTGGATGAGATAGCATCCAGGAGATTTGAGTTAAACTTGATCTCTAGTGACACAAGTCATGTAGATGTGGGAGTTGAAGGTGAGATGCCTAGTAGGGAAACTAGCTCGCTTATACTTGATTCTTCAAAAATTTTAGGAAGAGATGAAGAGGTGGAGAAGGTTATAACAAAGATATGCAACAAAGATATAGGAAAATATGAGAATGGTGAGATTCGGGTGTATGGTATATGGGGTATGGGAGGCATGGGAAAGACTACTCTAGCTCAGTTAGTCTATAACCATGAGAGAGTTGATCAATATTTCGACTTACGATGTTGGGTGTATGTCTCTGAAAACTTCCAAGTTAACGAGATTATAAAGAAAATCATCGAGTCCGTAGATAAATCTGGGTGTACACTTACACAGCTGAATATGTTGCAAGAAAACCTCCAAAACAAGTTAAAGGGAAGGAAATTCTTAATCGTACTAGATGATGTTTGGGCTGAAGAGAATGAAAAGGAAAAGTGGGAAATAATAAGTGGAACATTAAGTTGTGGGGCAGAAGGAAGTATTGTTCTGATGACAACACGGTCAGAGAGCTCTTGTCAAATGATGGCTAAGGTTGGTGAGCTACGACATCAATTGGAATGTTTATCAGAAGAGAACTCATGGTTATTATTTAAGAAGCATGCATTTGCACAAGGAAGAGTGGGAGATGACGTACGTAAGCTAGAGCCTATTGGAAGGGAAATAGTTGTGAAATGTAAAGGACTGCCTTTGGCGGTGAAGACTTTGGGCAGCTTAATGTGGTCAAAAAGTAGTAGCAACGACTGGCAACGTGTGAAAGACAGTAACATATGGAACTTACAAGATAATAATGTCTTGCCTGCTTTAAAGTTAAGTTATGATAACTTGGCTCCACATATAAAGAGatgtttttcttatttttgtttGTTTCCTAAAGGCCACAAACTAAAAAAAGATGAACTGATCTTGTTGTGGGTAGCAAATGGTTTCATTCCGCCCGGAGAAGAAACAGACAACTTGTATGTGATAGGGGAAGAAATTTTTAATTGTTTGATCTGGAAATCCCTCTTCCAGGTTGAGGACGGTATCCGATATCTGGATGGTATTGATAGATGTAAAATGCATGATCTAGTGCATGACATGGCACGGCATGTAATGAAACATGATTGTTTAGTTATAGAGCCTGCTTGTAACGAGGTTAAAATCCCAGATGGGGTGCTTCATTTGAGCTCGTCATGTCCGGATGAGAAGTTAAATTTATCATCTGAGGATTTAGGAAAGTTAACATCATTAAGGTCAATATTCATGTTCGGGGAGGGGGATGAAGGTTGCATTAGTCAACTTTTCAACCACATGTATGTAAGGGTAATACACTTGGCTCTTAAGGGGTCATGGACATTACCTGAATCAATTTGTAAACTCAAACATCTGAGATACTTGAATCTATCAAATTCATGGATAGGAGTTTTACCTGATTCGATTATGTATCTCCAAAACTTGCAAGTGTTGATTTTATGTTATTGTAGCGAATTGCGTAAGTTGCCTGAATCAATTTGCAAGCTCAGATATCTGAAATACTTGACCTTATTATACTCGGGTATAGAAGTTTTACCTGACGGCCTAAAAGACATGATTAGCCTTCAACGTTTGGACATCAATAGATGTCGTTCACTCCGACATTTGCCGCCTGGAATCGGGAAACTAACTAGTCTTCGAATGCTTCCATGGTTTCCTGTTGGTAAGGAGAGAGGGGCCAAAATAAGTGAATTGGGGGATTTAAATCTTCTTGAGGGGAAGTTGGAGATATACGGACTTAAGAATGTTGGAGGATTAAGTGAGGCCAAGAGTGCCAATCTCATATGCAAATCAAATCTGTCGATTTTGGTGTTAGTCTGGTCGGACAGGAGTACCATCTGGGAAGAAAGGACACCAGAAATGTTTCCATACATCGAAGAAGAGGTTCTTGAGGGATTAGAGCCTAATCGATCTTTAGAGATATTGAAAATGTATGATTACATGGGAAAGACCATTTCTCCAAGTTGGATGGACAATTTAAGGAATTTGGTTGAAATTGTTTTCTCTGGGTGTAAGAACTGTGAGCGTCTTCCACCACTTGGGAGACACCCCAGTCTTAGGGTTATTaagttgtgggacatggattctTTGAAGTGTTTTCATGATGACGATATAAACATGTCAGCAGACAACACCGATATGTTTATTTGTTTACAAAGATTAGAGATCAGCTGGTGTCCCATGTTGGTTTCCTTGCCAAGTAACCTTCCAAACCTCAAGGTTTTAAAAGTAGACGGATGTGGAGAATTAATTTCTTTACCAGATAATCTTCCAAAACTGGAGGATTTGGAATTGAGAAAGTGTGACAAATTAATTTCTTTACCAGATAATCTTCCAAAACTGGAGGATTTATTGTTAACAATGTGTGACAAATTAATTTCTTTACCGTGTAACCTTCCAAGCATCAGAAAGTTGGAAATTGTAAATTGTGATGGATTGCTTTCTCTACCGGATGAGATTCAGAGTTTCAAGGATCTAAACAAACTTGAGATAAGAAATTGTTATCATCTATGTAAAAGGTGTACAAGAAACACGGGTGAAGATTGGCCTAAAATTTCTCACATTCCCGATCTAAGTATTATTGATGATCCAGA GTTGAAAATGTATGACGAGTGTCAACTGTTACTGCGGCCTATGTATACATAA
- the LOC110883089 gene encoding CAAX prenyl protease 2, producing MIRRFICAGVVSLVVCAFILPIKRRNMSYLLSAYGIHLHRTLSIQFFTAHLVVGFQLGYTVIFGSYASFFFVHTGHIAAALVSTIKRWY from the exons atgatCCGACGGTTTATATGCGCCGGCGTCGTTTCACTTGTTGTCTGCGCCTTTATTCTTCCT ATAAAGAGGAGGAACATGTCATACTTGCTTAGCGCGTATGGCATCCATCTACACCGTACTTTGAGTATTCAATTTTTTACAGCTCACTTGGTTGTAG GTTTTCAGCTTGGGTACACTGTGATATTTGGGTCATATGCATCATTTTTCTTTGTCCACACTG GACACATAGCAGCAGCACTTGTGTCTACTATTAAAAGATGGTATTGA
- the LOC110933471 gene encoding acidic leucine-rich nuclear phosphoprotein 32 family member B-like — MISLQRLDINRCRSLRHLPCGIEKLTSLRMLPQFPVGKERGAKISELGDLNLLEGKLMIQGLKNVGGLSEAKSANLICKTNLSNLWLDWLENYTKESYTPEMFPYMEEVLEGLEPNPSLEILKMRSYMGKTISPSWMDNLRNLVEIGFYGCHNCEHIPPLGRLPSLRVIHLSSMHSLKCFHADDINMSADNNDMFISLQRLEISWCGELISLPDNLPKLEWFDESGPDDDDDDDDEDEDVDEDDNDDDDEDVDVDEDEDDDDDDDDDDDEDEDVDEDEDEDDDEDEDGDEDGDDEINE, encoded by the exons ATGATTAGCCTTCAACGTTTGGACATCAATAGATGTCGTTCACTCCGACATTTGCCGTGTGGAATCGAGAAACTAACTAGTCTTCGAATGCTTCCACAATTTCCTGTTGGTAAGGAGAGAGGGGCCAAAATAAGTGAATTGGGGGATTTAAATCTTCTTGAGGGGAAGTTGATGATACAAGGACTTAAGAATGTTGGAGGTTTAAGTGAGGCCAAGAGTGCCAATCTCATATGCAAAACAAATCTGTCGAATTTGTGGTTAGACTGGTTGGAAAATTATACAAAAGAATCATATACACCAGAAATGTTTCCATACATGGAAGAGGTTCTTGAGGGATTAGAGCCAAATCCATCTTTAGAGATATTGAAAATGCGTAGTTACATGGGAAAGACCATTTCTCCAAGTTGGATGGACAATTTGAGGAATTTGGTTGAAATTGGTTTCTATGGGTGTCATAACTGCGAGCATATTCCACCACTTGGGAGACTCCCTAGTCTTAGGGTTATTCACTTGTCGTCCATGCATTCTTTGAAGTGTTTTCATGCTGACGATATAAACATGTCAGCAGACAACAACGATATGTTTATTAGTTTACAAAGATTAGAGATCAGCTGGTGTGGGGAATTAATTTCTTTACCAGATAATCTTCCAAAACTGGA GTGGTTTGATGAATCTGGACctgatgacgatgacgatgacgatgacgaggACGAGGACGTGGACGAGGACGATAACGATGACGATGACGAGGACGTGGACGTGGACGAGGACGaggacgatgacgatgacgatgacgatgacgatgacgaggACGAGGACGTGGACGAGGACGAGGACGAGGACGATGACGAGGACGAGGACGGCGATGAGGACGGTGATGATGAGATTAATGAATGA
- the LOC110883109 gene encoding CAAX prenyl protease 2-like gives MIRRFICAGIVSLVVCAFILPIKRWNMSYLLSAYGIHLHHTLSIQFFTAHLSHLLEYYMLKASMVVGFQLGYTVIFGSYASFFFVRTGQIAAPLVSTIKGWC, from the exons ATGATCCGACGGTTTATATGCGCCGGCATCGTTTCACTTGTTGTCTGCGCCTTTATTCTTCCT ATAAAGAGGTGGAACATGTCATACTTGCTTAGTGCCTATGGCATCCATCTACACCATACTCTGAGTATTCAATTTTTTACAGCTCACTTGAGCCATTTGTTGGAGTACTACATGCTGAAAGCTTCCATGGTTGTAG GTTTTCAGCTTGGGTACACTGTGATATTTGGGTCATATGCATCATTTTTCTTTGTCCGCACTG GACAGATAGCAGCACCACTTGTGTCTACTATTAAAGGATGGTGTTGA
- the LOC110883097 gene encoding disease resistance protein RGA2 isoform X2: protein MGDAVISALVNEMVRRLTSAAIEEVGLLRRFKGDILRLKEDFEQIQAVLEDAEEKHIKEKAVELWLRRLRSASLKVEDVLDDISTETLLQHLNKEKGIKYKVRALISQFKFRVRAAHKVKAIRTKLDEIASRRFELNLISSDTSHVDVGVEGEMPSRETSSLILDSSKILGRDEEVEKVITKICNKDIGKYENGEIRVYGIWGMGGMGKTTLAQLVYNHERVDQYFDLRCWVYVSENFQVNEIIKKIIESVDKSGCTLTQLNMLQENLQNKLKGRKFLIVLDDVWAEENEKEKWEIISGTLSCGAEGSIVLMTTRSESSCQMMAKVGELRHQLECLSEENSWLLFKKHAFAQGRVGDDVRKLEPIGREIVVKCKGLPLAVKTLGSLMWSKSSSNDWQRVKDSNIWNLQDNNVLPALKLSYDNLAPHIKRCFSYFCLFPKGHKLKKDELILLWVANGFIPPGEETDNLYVIGEEIFNCLIWKSLFQVEDGIRYLDGIDRCKMHDLVHDMARHVMKHDCLVIEPACNEVKIPDGVLHLSSSCPDEKLNLSSEDLGKLTSLRSIFMFGEGDEGCISQLFNHMYVRVIHLALKGSWTLPESICKLKHLRYLNLSNSWIGVLPDSIMYLQNLQVLILCYCSELRKLPESICKLRYLKYLTLLYSGIEVLPDGLKDMISLQRLDINRCRSLRHLPPGIGKLTSLRMLPWFPVGKERGAKISELGDLNLLEGKLEIYGLKNVGGLSEAKSANLICKSNLSILVLVWSDRSTIWEERTPEMFPYIEEEVLEGLEPNRSLEILKMYDYMGKTISPSWMDNLRNLVEIVFSGCKNCERLPPLGRHPSLRVIKLWDMDSLKCFHDDDINMSADNTDMFICLQRLEISWCPMLVSLPSNLPNLKVLKVDGCGELISLPDNLPKLEDLELRKCDKLISLPDNLPKLEDLLLTMCDKLISLPCNLPSIRKLEIVNCDGLLSLPDEIQSFKDLNKLEIRNCYHLCKRCTRNTGEDWPKISHIPDLSIIDDPEIKYG, encoded by the exons ATGGGGGATGCGGTTATTTCTGCCCTTGTGAACGAGATGGTGCGGAGATTGACTTCTGCAGCTATTGAAGAGGTTGGTCTACTTCGGCGGTTCAAAGGTGATATTTTGCGTCTCAAGGAAGATTTCGAGCAGATCCAGGCTGTTCTTGAAGATGCAGAAGAGAAACACATCAAGGAAAAGGCTGTAGAGTTATGGCTTCGACGTCTCAGATCTGCATCCTTGAAGGTTGAAGATGTGCTGGACGACATCTCAACTGAAACTTTGCTACAACATCTAAACAAAGAAAAAGGCATCAAATACAAGGTAAGAGCCTTAATCTCCCAATTTAAGTTTCGAGTTAGGGCTGCTCACAAAGTTAAAGCTATAAGAACAAAACTGGATGAGATAGCATCCAGGAGATTTGAGTTAAACTTGATCTCTAGTGACACAAGTCATGTAGATGTGGGAGTTGAAGGTGAGATGCCTAGTAGGGAAACTAGCTCGCTTATACTTGATTCTTCAAAAATTTTAGGAAGAGATGAAGAGGTGGAGAAGGTTATAACAAAGATATGCAACAAAGATATAGGAAAATATGAGAATGGTGAGATTCGGGTGTATGGTATATGGGGTATGGGAGGCATGGGAAAGACTACTCTAGCTCAGTTAGTCTATAACCATGAGAGAGTTGATCAATATTTCGACTTACGATGTTGGGTGTATGTCTCTGAAAACTTCCAAGTTAACGAGATTATAAAGAAAATCATCGAGTCCGTAGATAAATCTGGGTGTACACTTACACAGCTGAATATGTTGCAAGAAAACCTCCAAAACAAGTTAAAGGGAAGGAAATTCTTAATCGTACTAGATGATGTTTGGGCTGAAGAGAATGAAAAGGAAAAGTGGGAAATAATAAGTGGAACATTAAGTTGTGGGGCAGAAGGAAGTATTGTTCTGATGACAACACGGTCAGAGAGCTCTTGTCAAATGATGGCTAAGGTTGGTGAGCTACGACATCAATTGGAATGTTTATCAGAAGAGAACTCATGGTTATTATTTAAGAAGCATGCATTTGCACAAGGAAGAGTGGGAGATGACGTACGTAAGCTAGAGCCTATTGGAAGGGAAATAGTTGTGAAATGTAAAGGACTGCCTTTGGCGGTGAAGACTTTGGGCAGCTTAATGTGGTCAAAAAGTAGTAGCAACGACTGGCAACGTGTGAAAGACAGTAACATATGGAACTTACAAGATAATAATGTCTTGCCTGCTTTAAAGTTAAGTTATGATAACTTGGCTCCACATATAAAGAGatgtttttcttatttttgtttGTTTCCTAAAGGCCACAAACTAAAAAAAGATGAACTGATCTTGTTGTGGGTAGCAAATGGTTTCATTCCGCCCGGAGAAGAAACAGACAACTTGTATGTGATAGGGGAAGAAATTTTTAATTGTTTGATCTGGAAATCCCTCTTCCAGGTTGAGGACGGTATCCGATATCTGGATGGTATTGATAGATGTAAAATGCATGATCTAGTGCATGACATGGCACGGCATGTAATGAAACATGATTGTTTAGTTATAGAGCCTGCTTGTAACGAGGTTAAAATCCCAGATGGGGTGCTTCATTTGAGCTCGTCATGTCCGGATGAGAAGTTAAATTTATCATCTGAGGATTTAGGAAAGTTAACATCATTAAGGTCAATATTCATGTTCGGGGAGGGGGATGAAGGTTGCATTAGTCAACTTTTCAACCACATGTATGTAAGGGTAATACACTTGGCTCTTAAGGGGTCATGGACATTACCTGAATCAATTTGTAAACTCAAACATCTGAGATACTTGAATCTATCAAATTCATGGATAGGAGTTTTACCTGATTCGATTATGTATCTCCAAAACTTGCAAGTGTTGATTTTATGTTATTGTAGCGAATTGCGTAAGTTGCCTGAATCAATTTGCAAGCTCAGATATCTGAAATACTTGACCTTATTATACTCGGGTATAGAAGTTTTACCTGACGGCCTAAAAGACATGATTAGCCTTCAACGTTTGGACATCAATAGATGTCGTTCACTCCGACATTTGCCGCCTGGAATCGGGAAACTAACTAGTCTTCGAATGCTTCCATGGTTTCCTGTTGGTAAGGAGAGAGGGGCCAAAATAAGTGAATTGGGGGATTTAAATCTTCTTGAGGGGAAGTTGGAGATATACGGACTTAAGAATGTTGGAGGATTAAGTGAGGCCAAGAGTGCCAATCTCATATGCAAATCAAATCTGTCGATTTTGGTGTTAGTCTGGTCGGACAGGAGTACCATCTGGGAAGAAAGGACACCAGAAATGTTTCCATACATCGAAGAAGAGGTTCTTGAGGGATTAGAGCCTAATCGATCTTTAGAGATATTGAAAATGTATGATTACATGGGAAAGACCATTTCTCCAAGTTGGATGGACAATTTAAGGAATTTGGTTGAAATTGTTTTCTCTGGGTGTAAGAACTGTGAGCGTCTTCCACCACTTGGGAGACACCCCAGTCTTAGGGTTATTaagttgtgggacatggattctTTGAAGTGTTTTCATGATGACGATATAAACATGTCAGCAGACAACACCGATATGTTTATTTGTTTACAAAGATTAGAGATCAGCTGGTGTCCCATGTTGGTTTCCTTGCCAAGTAACCTTCCAAACCTCAAGGTTTTAAAAGTAGACGGATGTGGAGAATTAATTTCTTTACCAGATAATCTTCCAAAACTGGAGGATTTGGAATTGAGAAAGTGTGACAAATTAATTTCTTTACCAGATAATCTTCCAAAACTGGAGGATTTATTGTTAACAATGTGTGACAAATTAATTTCTTTACCGTGTAACCTTCCAAGCATCAGAAAGTTGGAAATTGTAAATTGTGATGGATTGCTTTCTCTACCGGATGAGATTCAGAGTTTCAAGGATCTAAACAAACTTGAGATAAGAAATTGTTATCATCTATGTAAAAGGTGTACAAGAAACACGGGTGAAGATTGGCCTAAAATTTCTCACATTCCCGATCTAAGTATTATTGATGATCCAGA GATCAAATATGGATAA